A section of the Adhaeribacter arboris genome encodes:
- a CDS encoding PAS domain-containing sensor histidine kinase: MAEEKYRTQLEDEVQQRTAELKTSRDQYFTLVENTPDVITRWDKDSKLVFANPEYESKTGLSIEHLLGKTPSDMGLPEEIALPYMDSLQKAFEDGKPVEHFNPLPTPDGEGYFYSRISPEKNAAGKVETVLAIARDITQIRKAELEIIQGRQFLQSVMDSSLDVIQVFDAVRDVTGTIIDFTWRMNNRQAIEQLGEVVGKSVRQQSPGIVLSGVFDRMVQVVESGVAYEQEQYYSYEPFPDNWFYLTLVKHHNGVILTTKDITPFKKAEAVRLQSLMLLQQSEEVARIGSWEYDVAAGTFGWSEGMYRLFNLPVGSPVNPETYLEYVIEEDQPIAQRVVNHLREKHEPLEETLRLRVSGQVLTFRIKAVVLRNEQGEPLKVLGIDLDISEVKRLEEENLQMRLNQQKALLLGILAAQEEERSRISESLHNGVGQLLYATKLNLDQVAPHVSSDIIKITKKLLDEAIQETRRVSHELVPIVLKDFGLTRAVEDLCKQYRQSSIEVNCDAEEMEYPLESYLELAMYRICQELLTNVTKHAEATSVDILLMQEEGELILKVRDNGKGINPEPGKKSGIGLRTIQDRIKLLNGTFAINTPAGGKGTQITVQIPITSIN; encoded by the coding sequence ATGGCGGAAGAAAAGTACCGGACCCAACTGGAAGACGAGGTGCAGCAGCGCACGGCAGAGTTAAAAACCAGCCGGGACCAATATTTTACTTTAGTTGAAAATACCCCGGATGTGATAACCCGATGGGATAAAGATTCCAAGCTGGTATTTGCCAACCCCGAATACGAGAGCAAAACCGGCCTTAGTATAGAGCACTTACTGGGTAAAACTCCTAGCGACATGGGGCTGCCCGAGGAAATAGCCCTGCCTTACATGGATAGCTTGCAGAAGGCATTTGAAGACGGCAAACCAGTAGAACACTTTAATCCTTTACCCACCCCAGACGGCGAGGGGTACTTTTATTCGCGTATTTCGCCGGAAAAAAATGCTGCTGGTAAAGTGGAAACAGTATTGGCTATTGCCCGGGATATTACCCAGATACGAAAAGCGGAGCTGGAGATAATTCAGGGCCGGCAATTCCTGCAATCCGTCATGGACAGTTCGCTGGATGTCATTCAGGTCTTTGATGCTGTTCGGGATGTCACCGGCACCATCATAGACTTTACCTGGCGAATGAACAATCGCCAGGCCATAGAGCAATTAGGCGAGGTAGTGGGCAAAAGTGTGCGCCAGCAAAGCCCCGGGATTGTTTTATCCGGTGTTTTTGACCGGATGGTACAAGTGGTGGAAAGCGGCGTGGCTTATGAGCAGGAGCAATACTATTCTTATGAGCCGTTTCCGGATAACTGGTTTTATCTTACCTTAGTAAAGCATCACAATGGGGTCATCCTTACTACGAAGGATATTACTCCCTTTAAGAAAGCCGAAGCGGTACGATTACAAAGCTTAATGCTGTTGCAGCAATCCGAAGAAGTAGCGCGCATAGGTAGTTGGGAGTACGATGTTGCGGCCGGCACCTTTGGCTGGAGTGAAGGCATGTACCGCTTGTTTAATCTGCCAGTAGGCAGCCCGGTAAACCCGGAAACCTACCTGGAATACGTAATAGAAGAAGATCAACCTATTGCGCAGCGGGTGGTAAATCATTTGCGGGAAAAACATGAACCCTTAGAGGAAACGCTGCGCCTGCGGGTAAGCGGCCAGGTACTTACCTTCCGGATTAAAGCCGTGGTGCTGCGCAACGAACAAGGAGAACCCCTTAAAGTATTAGGCATTGATCTGGATATTTCGGAAGTAAAACGCCTGGAAGAAGAAAACCTGCAGATGCGGCTGAATCAGCAAAAAGCCTTGTTGCTGGGTATTCTGGCTGCTCAGGAAGAAGAGCGTAGCCGGATTTCCGAATCTTTACACAACGGGGTAGGTCAGCTGTTGTACGCCACGAAACTGAATCTGGACCAGGTGGCTCCGCACGTGTCATCCGATATAATAAAAATTACCAAAAAACTACTGGATGAAGCTATTCAGGAAACCAGGAGGGTATCGCACGAGTTAGTGCCAATTGTACTAAAGGATTTCGGCTTGACCAGAGCGGTAGAGGATTTATGCAAACAATACAGACAGAGTTCAATCGAGGTAAATTGCGATGCGGAGGAAATGGAATACCCGCTGGAATCTTACCTGGAACTGGCTATGTACCGCATCTGCCAGGAATTGCTAACCAACGTAACCAAACACGCCGAGGCGACTAGTGTTGATATTCTGCTAATGCAGGAAGAGGGCGAATTAATCCTGAAAGTACGCGATAATGGCAAAGGAATAAACCCAGAACCTGGTAAAAAGAGTGGTATTGGGCTTCGTACTATTCAGGATCGGATAAAACTATTGAATGGTACCTTTGCCATAAACACTCCCGCCGGCGGTAAAGGTACCCAGATAACTGTCCAAATTCCAATTACCAGTATAAATTAA